The window CCGGCTTCGGCAGGCTCTTGCCGATCTTGGGGGCGCGGATCGCCGACAGCGCGCCGATCTTGCCCTTGCCTTCGCGCTCGAGGAAGCGGCCGAACGAGCGCAGGCCCGCCAGCGCGCGCATCAGCGAGCGCCCGCCGATGTCGTCGGCGCGGCGCATCGCCATGAACGCCCTGATGTCGGAGGCCTCAAGCGCCGCAAAACGTCGAAGCGTCACCGATGCGCCCCAGTGTTCGCAGAGGAATTGAAGACATTGGCGAACGTCGCGGGCATAGGCTTCCAGCGTCTTCGGCGACAGCCGCCGCTCGGCGCGCAGATGCGACAGCCAGCGCGTCATCTCGAGCGCAAGACTATCGTCGGCGCAGTCGAGTTCGATGGATTGAACCGCGGAAGCTGGTTTTGTCATACCCTGAGTTCTGGGGCTGGCGCCTCTTGCGGCGCACGCGATGATTCCGAGCGATTATATCGCACCTCTTTCGTTTAACCTTCGCTAACTTGTCATCGTGGCAGCGGGGGAACACTGGCCCCGGCCGCCTCGCGGTCCTAAGTTAGGCCGTTCCTCCGCCTCCAAAACCTGATTCTCCGATGGACCATCTTGCGCGCGCCACCACCTCATCCGCCTCGTCGACGCGTGTCGTCGATGTGCTGGTGCCGGTCGCGCTCAATCAGACCTATTCCTATCGCGTGCCCCGCGGCATGGAGCTGAAGCCGGGCGACGTGGTCGCCGTGCCGCTGGGGCCGCGCGAGGTGGTCGCGGTGGTCTGGGCGGAAAACGCCAATCCCGATCCGCGGCTGCATAATCGCCTAAAAGACGTCGGCGAAAAGCTCGACGTGCCGCCCCTGAAAGAGGAACTGCGCTCCCTCGTCGACTGGGTCGCCAACTACACCCTGTCGGCGCGCGGCATGGTGCTGCGGATGACCTTGCGGATGGGCGAACATCTCGGCCCGGAGCGGGTGCGGATGGGCGTGCGCCTGGCCGGCAAGCCGCCCCAGCGCATGACGCCGGCGCGGCGGCGATTGATCGATGTGCTGTCGGATGGCCTGCTGCACGGCAAATCCGAGGCGGCAAAGGAAGCCGGCGTCTCTACCGGGGTGGTAGATGGTCTCGTCGATGAAGGCACGCTTGCAACCGAGCCGATGCCGCGCGCGGTGGCGCCGCCGGCGCCCGATCCTTCCTACGCGCAGCCCGAATTTTCCCGGCAGCAGCGCACCGCCGTGGACGCGATGCGGGCGCTCGCAGCCAATGGCAGTTTCCATGTCGCCCTCCTCGATGGCGTCACGGGTTCGGGAAAGACCGAAGTTTACTTCGAGGCGATCGCGGAGGTCATCCGGCGCGGCAAGCAGACGCTGATCCTGATGCCGGAGATCGCGCTGACCGGACAGTTCCTGGATCGTTTTTCGCGGCGCTTTGGGGTGCGTCCGCTGGAATGGCATTCCGAACTGACGCCACGCACGCGGCAACGCAATTGGGCCGCGATCGCGGAGGGCGAAGCGCCGGTCGTGGTCGGCGCGCGCTCGGCGCTGTTTTTGCCCTACGCAAATTTGGGCCTGATCGTGGTCGATGAAGAGCACGACCAGGCCTACAAGCAGGACGAGGGCGCGCATTATCACGCCCGCGACATGGCGGTGGTGCGGGCGCATATCGCGAAAATTCCAATCGTGCTGGCTTCCGCGACGCCGTCGGTCGAGACGGAAGTGAACGCGCGCAAGGGCCGCTACCAGCGCGTGGTGTTGCCGTCACGGTTCGGCGGCCAGCACATGCCGCATATCGAGGCGATCGATCTGCGCCGCGAAGCCCCCGCGCGCGGCCGTTTTATTTCGCCGCGGTTGGCTGAGGAGATCAAAATCGCGATCGAGCGCCGCGAGCAGGCGCTATTGTTTCTCAATCGCCGTGGCTATGCGCCGCTGACCTTGTGCCGTGCCTGCGGGCATCGGTTTGCCTGCACGATCTGCGACGCCTGGCTGGTCGATCATCGTTTCCGCCAGCGCCTCGTCTGTCATCATTGCGGCTTCTCCATGCCGCGCCCGCTCATCTGCCCGCATTGCCAGGCGGAGCAATCGCTGGTCGCGGTCGGCCCCGGCGTCGAACGCCTGCAGGAGGAGGCCGCCGCACTGTTTCCGCAAGCCCGCACCATGGTGCTGTCGAGCGATTTGATCACCTCGATCGAGACCATGCGCAGCGAATTGAACGAGATCGCGGAGGGCCGCGTCGATATCATCATCGGCACGCAACTGGTGGCAAAAGGCCATCATTTTCCGCGGCTCAATCTGGTCGGCGTGGTCGACGCCGATTTGGGCCTGAGCAATGGCGATCCGCGCGCCGCCGAGCGCACCTTTCAATTGCTCAATCAGGTGATCGGGCGCGCCGGGCGCGATCAGGGCCGTGGCGTAGGCTATTTGCAGACCCACCAGCCCGAACATCCGGTGATGAAGGCGTTGGTGGCGTGCGACCGCGAGGCATTTTATTTAAGCGAAATCGAGGGGCGCGAGCGCGCGCTCTATCCGCCGTTCGGCCGGCTCGCGAGCCTGATCATCTCCGGGGGCGACCGCCCCACCGCTGAAGGCTTTGCGCGCCGCCTTGTGGCCGTTGCGCCGATCGATCCGCGCATCCAGGTGTTGGGGCCGGCCGAAGCCCCGCTCGCAGTGATCAAGGGCCGCTACCGTTTTCGGCTCCTGGTAAAATCAGCGCGCGGCGTCGACCTGTCGGAATATCTCCGCGAATGGCTCGCCGCGGGGCCGAAGACAAAAGGCAATCTCAAGCTCGAAGTCGACGTCGATCCGCAGAGCTTTTTGTGATTGACGCCCCATCCGTCATTGCGAGCCAACGGGTCGGCGCGAAGCGCCGCCCGATGACAGGCTCCGCGACTTGTCCGCCGTAGCTCGAAGAGCGAAGGCGGAAGCAATCCAGCTTTGGTGCCGCGACACAGAAAGCTGGATTGCTTCGTCGCGTCGCTCCTCGCAATGACGGGGAGAGAGTGCGCCCAGCCGCAACTGATTTGCCCGACGGGCAAATCAGCGAGCTACGGCGGCCTGCGCCAAAACGCTAATTTGTTGAACCGGATCAACGTGATTTGGGTCGTCCAGTCCCATTCGCAAAAATAAATCCGTTCTCGTTTGACCCAAATCACTTTTAAAACTCATCCCGTCTCGTTCCTCTGGAGGGGCGTATCGCGATCGTCACGGACGCGGAATGAGATGCGGTGGACGCGAGCGGCGCTATTGACGAACAGCGCTGAAGCGGACGGCGAAGTCGTGTGGTCCTGACACCCCGACGCTGGTGTCAAGTTGGCGGAAGCAATTCCGCCGATGACGGTGGCAAAAGAGCCCGGTCACCGGGGAGAGCACGAAGTAAGCCGTTAAGACCATCGCGTGCGGGAATGCCGGGTTGTTCCGGTGGACCTGTGGTGACTAACGCGCGTGTTTACTACACTACACGCGCGGCTGCGGGTGCATCGGCGCCCGGCATTCCCCACGCCCTCTTGGGGGCGGAAGTTTCTTGCACAACTCGGGCGCTTCGCGCCGCGAGATCGTGAAACTGCGTTTGAAGTTCGCGCTTTATATCGGAGTTCGTCATGCCCGGGCTTGTCCCGGGCATCCACGTCTTGGCCGCACGCGAATAGGCGAATAGCGAATGGAGAGTAGCGAATAGAAATTCGCCATTCGCTACTCGCCATTCGCCCCCTGCCAAGACGTGGATGGCCGGGACGAAGCCCGGCCATGACGAAAACGGGAATTGGCTGTTTGAAAATTGAATCGAGAGCACTCATCCACCCCGCAAAGAAAAAGCCTGCCGTCATTTGCGACGGCAGGCTTTTCTTCGGCGCGCAGCAAACCTCTGCGGCCGATACGCCACGCAACGCTTACTGAATTTTGCGGGATAAAGGAGGCGTCTAGGACGCCACTTAGGAGACGACTTCGGCGGTGACGCGGCCGACGCCGGCACTGGTCAGGCCGACCGCACGCGCGGCGGCCGTCGAAAGGTCGAGAACCCGGCCGCGAACGAACGGGCCGCGGTCATTGACGGTGACGACCACGCTGCGGCCGCCATGGGTGACCCTGAGCTTGGTGCCGAACGGCAGCGAGCGATGGGCACAGGTCAGCGCGCTCTGATCGAAACGCTGGCCGGAAGCCGTCTTGCGGCCGGATTCGT is drawn from Bradyrhizobium lablabi and contains these coding sequences:
- a CDS encoding primosomal protein N', which encodes MDHLARATTSSASSTRVVDVLVPVALNQTYSYRVPRGMELKPGDVVAVPLGPREVVAVVWAENANPDPRLHNRLKDVGEKLDVPPLKEELRSLVDWVANYTLSARGMVLRMTLRMGEHLGPERVRMGVRLAGKPPQRMTPARRRLIDVLSDGLLHGKSEAAKEAGVSTGVVDGLVDEGTLATEPMPRAVAPPAPDPSYAQPEFSRQQRTAVDAMRALAANGSFHVALLDGVTGSGKTEVYFEAIAEVIRRGKQTLILMPEIALTGQFLDRFSRRFGVRPLEWHSELTPRTRQRNWAAIAEGEAPVVVGARSALFLPYANLGLIVVDEEHDQAYKQDEGAHYHARDMAVVRAHIAKIPIVLASATPSVETEVNARKGRYQRVVLPSRFGGQHMPHIEAIDLRREAPARGRFISPRLAEEIKIAIERREQALLFLNRRGYAPLTLCRACGHRFACTICDAWLVDHRFRQRLVCHHCGFSMPRPLICPHCQAEQSLVAVGPGVERLQEEAAALFPQARTMVLSSDLITSIETMRSELNEIAEGRVDIIIGTQLVAKGHHFPRLNLVGVVDADLGLSNGDPRAAERTFQLLNQVIGRAGRDQGRGVGYLQTHQPEHPVMKALVACDREAFYLSEIEGRERALYPPFGRLASLIISGGDRPTAEGFARRLVAVAPIDPRIQVLGPAEAPLAVIKGRYRFRLLVKSARGVDLSEYLREWLAAGPKTKGNLKLEVDVDPQSFL